In Streptomyces capitiformicae, one genomic interval encodes:
- a CDS encoding PIN domain-containing protein yields MYDTGALIAAAKNNQRFLWRHRQVLASGVTVLVPAGVLAQCWDERPSAARLHAALNGCSVLPLTEAAAKASGALCRRNGTTDVIDASVVVTSVTYGGAPIVTDDLKDIRGLVDCANRGRIRVERP; encoded by the coding sequence GTGTACGACACCGGCGCGCTGATCGCGGCGGCCAAGAACAACCAGCGATTCTTGTGGCGGCACAGGCAGGTGCTCGCGTCGGGTGTCACCGTACTGGTACCTGCGGGAGTGCTCGCTCAGTGCTGGGACGAGCGGCCATCGGCGGCCCGTCTGCACGCGGCGTTGAACGGCTGCAGTGTGCTGCCGCTCACCGAAGCTGCTGCGAAGGCATCGGGAGCACTCTGCCGACGTAACGGGACGACGGATGTGATCGACGCGAGCGTCGTAGTCACGTCGGTCACGTACGGCGGTGCGCCGATTGTCACGGATGACCTGAAGGACATCCGCGGCCTCGTCGACTGTGCGAACCGCGGGCGCATCCGCGTCGAGCGGCCGTGA
- a CDS encoding DUF397 domain-containing protein: MSEQLTWFKSSYSDSEGDACVEIALTWFKSSYSDGEGGACVEVAFPAPRLTAVHVRDSKNPTGPTLTLGAPAWKAFVSAGQPGA, translated from the coding sequence ATGAGCGAGCAACTGACCTGGTTCAAGTCGAGCTACAGCGACTCCGAGGGCGATGCCTGCGTGGAGATAGCGCTGACGTGGTTCAAGTCGAGCTACAGCGATGGTGAGGGCGGCGCATGCGTTGAAGTCGCTTTCCCTGCCCCTCGGTTGACGGCGGTCCACGTACGCGACTCCAAGAACCCCACAGGCCCCACCCTCACCCTCGGCGCCCCCGCCTGGAAAGCCTTCGTTTCCGCAGGTCAGCCCGGAGCTTGA
- a CDS encoding helix-turn-helix domain-containing protein, giving the protein MSGQYNSHSHSNSQPPVAWRYGGNQMKRWRTKANVSREELAEAANYSPDTIKSMEQGVRMPTPRALDVADQLCGAEGLLSSAKDYLQREKFPARAQDFMEREREAISLWWYEVALIPGLLQTEGYARRLIGSHWPPVDEETVEERVAARMERQEILTRKPPVACSFVVFEAALRVPQVDAAQLLWLVGAGRLNGVSIQVLPFARANSAALMGPMVLLETRDRERFATQPDSPRAS; this is encoded by the coding sequence GTGTCGGGCCAGTACAACTCCCACTCCCACTCCAACTCCCAACCCCCGGTCGCCTGGCGCTACGGCGGCAACCAGATGAAACGCTGGCGCACGAAGGCGAACGTCAGCCGGGAGGAGCTGGCCGAGGCCGCCAACTACTCGCCGGACACGATCAAGTCCATGGAGCAGGGGGTGCGGATGCCGACCCCGCGTGCGCTCGATGTGGCGGATCAACTGTGCGGGGCGGAGGGGTTGCTGAGTTCGGCGAAGGACTACTTGCAGAGGGAGAAGTTTCCGGCGCGGGCTCAGGACTTCATGGAGCGCGAGCGGGAAGCGATCAGTCTCTGGTGGTACGAGGTCGCGCTGATCCCGGGCCTGTTGCAGACGGAGGGGTACGCACGGAGGTTGATCGGCAGCCACTGGCCGCCTGTGGACGAGGAGACGGTGGAAGAGCGTGTTGCGGCACGCATGGAGCGCCAAGAGATTCTCACCAGGAAACCGCCGGTGGCGTGCAGCTTTGTCGTGTTCGAGGCCGCGCTGCGCGTACCGCAAGTGGATGCCGCCCAACTGCTGTGGCTCGTAGGGGCGGGCCGCCTGAATGGCGTCTCGATTCAGGTACTGCCATTCGCACGGGCCAACTCGGCGGCACTCATGGGGCCGATGGTGCTGCTGGAAACCCGTGACCGTGAGCGCTTCGCTACTCAACCGGACAGTCCGCGAGCCAGCTGA
- a CDS encoding M56 family metallopeptidase yields the protein MTVLLLLLIAVALTAAVLGPRALLKAGWPEREPVVALWAWQCLVAAALLSCLAALVLGAAAVFETVRTHAFAPAPAAVTEAYDLTAAPPWTAVLTLLLACGAAWSGAMLVRELVEARRRRTLRRAHLRERAPDLPAGLPRAEGPLLVLEDEYPDAWLMPGSPPQLVVTTGALGKLTDRQLDAVLAHELGHARARHDWLLHLSTALATGFPGIPLFAHFADQTHRLVELAADDTASRRCGHLTTALALIELNQHRGVLSCSNTRRLLGDRVERLLEPPPRLDRARRAATTAAAALLALLPLLIAFAPALGTL from the coding sequence GTGACCGTCCTCCTGCTCCTTCTCATCGCCGTGGCCCTGACCGCCGCCGTGCTGGGCCCCCGTGCCCTGCTGAAGGCCGGGTGGCCCGAGCGGGAACCCGTGGTTGCTTTGTGGGCGTGGCAGTGCCTGGTCGCGGCGGCGCTGCTGAGTTGCCTGGCGGCGCTTGTGCTGGGCGCAGCGGCGGTGTTCGAGACGGTGAGGACGCACGCCTTCGCTCCGGCGCCCGCCGCCGTGACAGAGGCGTACGATCTGACGGCCGCGCCGCCCTGGACGGCCGTACTGACGCTGCTGCTGGCCTGCGGGGCCGCGTGGAGCGGGGCCATGCTCGTGCGGGAACTGGTCGAGGCCCGGCGCCGCCGCACCCTGCGCCGGGCCCATCTGCGGGAGCGCGCCCCCGACCTCCCGGCGGGACTCCCTCGGGCCGAAGGACCGCTCCTCGTGCTGGAGGACGAATACCCGGACGCCTGGCTGATGCCGGGTTCCCCGCCCCAACTGGTCGTGACCACCGGCGCGTTGGGCAAGCTCACCGACCGTCAGCTGGACGCCGTACTGGCGCACGAGCTCGGCCACGCCCGCGCCCGCCACGACTGGCTGCTCCACCTCTCCACGGCCCTCGCCACCGGCTTCCCCGGCATCCCGCTCTTCGCCCACTTCGCCGACCAGACCCACCGCCTCGTCGAACTCGCCGCCGACGACACGGCCTCACGCCGCTGCGGTCACCTCACCACCGCCCTCGCCCTCATCGAACTCAACCAGCACCGGGGTGTGTTGAGCTGCTCCAACACCCGTCGGCTGTTGGGTGACAGGGTGGAGCGGTTGCTGGAACCCCCGCCCCGCCTGGACCGGGCCCGCCGCGCGGCGACCACGGCCGCCGCCGCGCTCCTCGCCCTGCTCCCGCTGCTCATCGCGTTCGCCCCGGCGCTGGGGACGTTGTAG
- a CDS encoding helix-turn-helix domain-containing protein — MSRYSSWTEVKRQMREARPEVSDAEWEQRKQAARASTEAYVVGHHLREIREEQGLTQAQVAESVGISQARVSQIERGEIHNLETMRAYATALGARITVTIEYGDRRVGAA; from the coding sequence ATGAGCCGATACAGCAGCTGGACCGAGGTCAAGCGGCAGATGCGGGAGGCCCGCCCCGAGGTGTCCGACGCGGAGTGGGAGCAGCGCAAACAGGCCGCACGCGCGTCCACGGAGGCGTACGTCGTGGGACACCACCTGCGAGAGATCCGCGAGGAGCAAGGGCTGACTCAGGCGCAGGTGGCCGAGTCGGTGGGCATCTCCCAGGCGCGCGTCTCCCAGATCGAGCGGGGCGAGATCCACAACCTCGAAACCATGCGCGCCTACGCGACCGCGCTCGGTGCGAGGATCACTGTGACGATTGAGTACGGGGACCGGAGGGTCGGGGCGGCCTGA
- a CDS encoding type II toxin-antitoxin system RelE/ParE family toxin, whose translation MNWEINLHPSVESWLLKLAEEDPASADLVEAAVDKLAESGPALGRPLVDRLTDSRTHNLKELRPGSSGRTEIRVLFVFDPRRQAILLVAGDKAGRWSAWYREAIPLAEARYDEYLATVDDAGEDGTIR comes from the coding sequence ATGAACTGGGAGATCAACCTCCATCCGTCGGTGGAGTCGTGGTTGCTCAAGCTCGCGGAGGAGGACCCGGCATCGGCGGACCTCGTCGAAGCGGCGGTCGACAAGCTCGCGGAGAGTGGCCCCGCGTTGGGACGCCCGCTGGTCGACAGGCTGACCGACAGCCGTACACACAACCTCAAGGAACTACGGCCGGGCAGCTCGGGGCGGACCGAGATCCGCGTACTGTTCGTCTTCGACCCCAGACGGCAGGCGATTCTGCTGGTCGCCGGAGACAAGGCCGGACGCTGGAGTGCCTGGTACCGAGAGGCGATCCCGCTCGCGGAGGCTCGCTACGACGAGTATCTGGCCACTGTGGACGACGCAGGAGAGGACGGGACCATCCGATGA
- a CDS encoding DUF5063 domain-containing protein, translated as MSDATLHATGQNPDDFAVQIADQIESFMVAVTEVAKGDEPDSAVPFLLLEVSQLLLAGGRLGAHEDIVPDERYEPDPGPEPDVDELRERLARMLDPVDVYSEVFDPYEPRKAPVPARISDDLADVITDLRHGMVHYRAGRHTEALWWWQFSYFSNWGSTASATLRALQSLVAHVRLNQPLAELDGLDTDQPMMGDETLEFEAGKVMAEEIAGPLGLGRKKVK; from the coding sequence ATGTCTGACGCCACGCTGCACGCGACCGGCCAGAACCCGGACGACTTCGCGGTCCAGATCGCGGACCAGATCGAGAGCTTCATGGTCGCCGTCACCGAGGTGGCCAAGGGCGACGAGCCGGACTCGGCCGTCCCCTTCCTCCTCCTGGAGGTCTCCCAGCTCCTCCTGGCCGGCGGCCGCCTCGGCGCGCACGAGGACATCGTGCCGGACGAGCGCTACGAGCCCGACCCGGGCCCCGAGCCGGACGTCGACGAGCTGCGCGAACGCCTGGCCAGGATGCTCGACCCGGTCGACGTCTACTCCGAGGTCTTCGACCCCTACGAGCCCCGCAAGGCGCCCGTCCCCGCCCGTATCTCCGACGACCTCGCCGACGTCATCACCGACCTCCGCCACGGCATGGTCCACTACCGCGCCGGCCGCCACACCGAGGCCCTGTGGTGGTGGCAGTTCTCCTACTTCTCCAACTGGGGCTCCACGGCCTCCGCCACCCTGCGCGCCCTCCAGTCCCTGGTGGCACATGTGCGGTTGAACCAGCCCTTGGCCGAACTGGACGGCCTCGACACCGACCAGCCGATGATGGGCGACGAGACCCTGGAGTTCGAGGCCGGCAAGGTCATGGCAGAGGAGATCGCGGGGCCGTTGGGCCTCGGCCGCAAGAAGGTCAAATGA
- the recR gene encoding recombination mediator RecR — MYEGVVQDLIDELGRLPGVGPKSAQRIAFHILQAEPTDVRRLAQALLEVKAKVRFCATCGNVAQEELCNICRDTRRDLSVICVVEEPKDVVAIERTREFRGRYHVLGGAISPIEGVGPDDLRIRELLARLADGTVTELILATDPNLEGEATATYLARMIKPMGLKVTRLASGLPVGGDLEYADEVTLGRAFEGRRLLDV, encoded by the coding sequence GTGTACGAAGGCGTGGTCCAGGACCTCATCGACGAGCTGGGGCGGCTGCCCGGCGTCGGTCCCAAGAGCGCGCAGCGGATCGCCTTCCACATCCTGCAGGCGGAGCCGACGGACGTACGGCGCCTCGCGCAGGCCCTCCTCGAAGTGAAGGCGAAGGTCCGCTTCTGCGCGACCTGCGGCAATGTCGCGCAGGAGGAGCTGTGCAACATCTGCCGCGACACCCGCCGCGACCTGTCGGTCATCTGCGTGGTGGAGGAGCCGAAGGACGTAGTGGCGATCGAGCGCACCCGCGAGTTCAGAGGCCGCTACCACGTCCTCGGCGGCGCGATCAGCCCGATCGAGGGCGTGGGCCCCGACGACCTGCGTATACGAGAACTTCTCGCGCGGTTGGCCGACGGTACGGTCACGGAGCTGATCCTGGCCACCGACCCGAATCTCGAGGGCGAGGCCACGGCGACGTACCTCGCCCGCATGATCAAACCCATGGGCCTCAAGGTCACCCGCCTGGCCAGCGGCCTCCCGGTGGGCGGCGACCTGGAATACGCGGACGAGGTGACCCTCGGCCGCGCCTTCGAGGGGAGACGATTGCTGGATGTCTGA
- a CDS encoding YbaB/EbfC family nucleoid-associated protein, translating into MIPGGGQPNMQQLLQQAQKMQQDLARAQEELAHTEVEGQAGGGLVKATVTGSGELRALQIDPKAVDPEDTETLADLIVAAVQAANENAQTLQQQKLGPLAQGLGGGGMGIPGLPF; encoded by the coding sequence GTGATCCCCGGTGGTGGCCAGCCCAACATGCAGCAGCTGCTCCAGCAGGCCCAGAAGATGCAGCAGGACCTGGCGAGGGCGCAGGAGGAGCTCGCGCACACGGAGGTCGAGGGTCAGGCGGGCGGCGGCCTGGTGAAGGCGACCGTCACCGGCTCCGGCGAACTGCGCGCCCTGCAGATCGACCCCAAGGCGGTGGACCCGGAGGACACCGAGACCCTCGCCGACCTGATCGTCGCGGCCGTCCAGGCGGCGAACGAGAACGCCCAGACCCTCCAGCAGCAGAAACTGGGCCCCCTCGCCCAGGGCCTCGGCGGCGGTGGCATGGGCATCCCCGGCCTCCCCTTCTGA
- a CDS encoding SLATT domain-containing protein produces MSQAEMQPDGVPQDGRGEGAGLWAEPWSAAGGPWAGELAGRPFPHGDWGAPAERLDELYRWVERAALETVAWYLADRVWKRLGARLLRVGAAAGALVGAALPLLDLTGVIAGAAPWGYLALLSCATCVAVDRFFGVTSGWMRDVATAQAVQRRLQVLQFDWASESAREVLGPTEGTAGEAAERCLGVLRRFCEDVTELVRAETADWMLEFRTGGAPLGIQSGASVGRPEGGSGGRLSMLPGAARANMPRQRPPEAR; encoded by the coding sequence GTGAGCCAGGCGGAGATGCAGCCCGACGGAGTTCCGCAGGACGGGCGCGGTGAGGGGGCCGGGCTGTGGGCGGAGCCGTGGTCGGCGGCGGGCGGGCCGTGGGCGGGTGAGCTGGCCGGGCGGCCGTTTCCGCACGGGGACTGGGGGGCGCCGGCGGAGCGGCTCGACGAGTTGTACCGGTGGGTCGAGCGGGCGGCGCTGGAGACCGTCGCGTGGTATCTCGCGGACCGGGTGTGGAAACGGCTGGGGGCGCGGCTGCTGCGGGTCGGGGCGGCGGCGGGGGCACTGGTCGGGGCCGCGCTGCCGTTGCTCGATCTCACCGGGGTGATCGCCGGCGCGGCTCCCTGGGGGTATCTCGCGCTGTTGTCGTGTGCGACGTGTGTGGCGGTGGATCGGTTCTTCGGGGTCACGTCCGGGTGGATGAGGGATGTGGCTACGGCGCAGGCGGTGCAGCGGCGGCTTCAGGTGCTGCAGTTCGACTGGGCGTCGGAGAGTGCGCGGGAGGTGCTCGGGCCGACGGAGGGGACGGCCGGGGAGGCGGCTGAGCGGTGTCTTGGAGTGCTGCGGCGGTTCTGTGAGGACGTGACGGAGTTGGTGCGGGCGGAGACGGCTGACTGGATGCTGGAGTTCCGGACGGGGGGTGCGCCGCTCGGGATCCAGAGCGGGGCGTCTGTCGGGCGGCCCGAGGGGGGGTCGGGTGGGCGGTTGTCCATGTTGCCGGGGGCGGCACGGGCGAACATGCCGCGTCAGCGGCCGCCGGAGGCGCGGTGA
- a CDS encoding PstS family phosphate ABC transporter substrate-binding protein produces MVSVQEWLSAENVVAVGTAVVGVVASAMMVWYERRVPRRKRIGYRVQMDNPIGHDVRSGRANVRLGLFDEGPDMADATLVLLRVENDGSQSIADNDYTGRELHGLTAVFSGRVIRGVSVTQPPGTDHLMDHFTPSAGFGYRDGVLRIPRVPLNRGDHFKLLVLLSGGDVDSPIRLIGGILDGEVHPNRSATPDEKPPLFSRAARLITVLLTLCVIALAAIIVVRVDTPPPIECATGELTLTGSTAFAPVLRGLAEEYEKDCAGAEIKVDARGSSAGVGELAALGAAQAKKGSPAVIAFSDGPSTSADPELVGHRVALSVFTLVVNDGIRPRGASLTLDDVRRIYRGEITRWRQLDASLPDIPVVLVSRDADSGTRQVFQRTVLDGWEQVASTSLDCRRDDLSAASVTRCELDSTEQVLAKVADTPGAIGYSELTLATSRAGLHALALDGHEASVETLEKGDDTYPYYGAEYAYTYRRPPANSLADSFLAHIRRGTAQSVIRRHGHVPCETATGARLCDERARNDERG; encoded by the coding sequence GTGGTCAGTGTGCAGGAGTGGCTGAGCGCGGAGAACGTGGTGGCGGTCGGGACCGCCGTGGTCGGTGTCGTGGCGTCCGCGATGATGGTCTGGTACGAGCGCCGGGTGCCGCGTCGCAAGCGGATCGGCTACCGCGTGCAGATGGACAACCCGATAGGCCACGACGTGCGTTCGGGGCGCGCCAACGTCAGACTCGGGCTGTTCGACGAGGGCCCGGACATGGCCGACGCGACGCTGGTGCTGCTGCGCGTCGAGAACGACGGTTCGCAGAGCATCGCCGACAACGACTACACGGGGCGTGAACTCCACGGCCTTACCGCCGTGTTCAGCGGCCGCGTCATCCGAGGCGTGTCCGTCACCCAGCCACCCGGCACCGACCATCTGATGGACCACTTCACCCCGTCCGCCGGCTTCGGCTACCGCGACGGCGTGCTCCGCATCCCCCGCGTCCCGCTCAACCGCGGCGACCACTTCAAGCTGCTCGTCCTCCTCTCCGGCGGTGACGTCGACAGCCCGATACGGCTCATCGGCGGCATCCTCGACGGCGAGGTCCACCCCAACCGCAGCGCGACCCCCGACGAGAAGCCGCCGCTGTTCAGCCGCGCGGCCCGCCTCATCACCGTGCTGCTCACGCTCTGCGTGATCGCCCTGGCCGCGATCATCGTCGTCCGGGTCGACACCCCGCCGCCCATCGAGTGCGCGACGGGCGAGCTGACGCTGACCGGGTCGACCGCGTTCGCACCGGTGCTGCGCGGACTCGCGGAGGAGTACGAGAAGGACTGCGCGGGCGCCGAGATCAAGGTGGACGCGCGGGGCAGTTCGGCGGGCGTGGGCGAACTCGCCGCCCTGGGCGCCGCCCAGGCGAAGAAGGGCTCCCCGGCCGTCATCGCGTTCTCCGACGGCCCGAGCACGAGCGCCGACCCCGAACTGGTCGGCCACCGGGTGGCGCTCTCCGTCTTCACCCTGGTCGTCAACGACGGCATCCGGCCACGCGGCGCGAGCCTGACCCTCGACGACGTACGCCGTATCTACCGGGGCGAGATCACCCGCTGGCGACAGCTCGACGCGTCCCTCCCCGACATCCCCGTCGTGCTTGTCAGCCGCGACGCCGACTCCGGCACCCGCCAGGTCTTCCAGCGGACCGTGCTGGACGGCTGGGAACAGGTGGCCAGCACCTCGCTCGACTGCCGCCGCGACGACCTGTCGGCCGCCTCCGTCACCCGCTGCGAACTCGACTCCACGGAACAGGTCCTGGCCAAGGTCGCCGACACCCCCGGCGCCATCGGCTACAGCGAACTCACCCTCGCCACCAGCCGCGCGGGCCTGCACGCCCTCGCCCTCGACGGCCACGAGGCCTCCGTCGAGACCCTGGAAAAGGGCGACGACACCTACCCCTACTACGGCGCCGAGTACGCCTACACCTACCGCCGCCCACCCGCCAACTCCCTCGCCGACAGCTTCCTCGCCCACATCCGCCGAGGCACCGCCCAGAGCGTGATCCGCCGCCACGGGCACGTACCGTGCGAGACGGCGACGGGGGCGAGGCTGTGCGACGAGAGGGCGCGGAACGACGAGAGGGGTTGA
- a CDS encoding serine/threonine-protein kinase: protein MEKLGPGDPQRIGAYRLLARLGAGGMGNVYLARSDRGRTVAVKLVRQELAEQEEFRARFRQEVQAARQVGGYWTAPVLDADTEAGIPWVATGYVAGPSLQAVVGRDHGALPERSVRILAAGLAHALEDIHAAGLIHRDLKPSNVLVTIDGPRVIDFGIVRALETVTDGGLTRTGAIVGSPGFMAPEQVRGDRITPACDVFCLGSILAYAATGNLPFGAANSGVHALMFRIAQEEPDLTGLPEGIADLVRDCLRKDPAARPTLGQILQRTGAEDTVFAGRSRDPWLPSSLVAQLGRHAVRLLDTEDPEETGGAAGGEGRPEGAAVPPAAVAASGGPAEGGRAGADQAGAPDLTKRPVSGAPSTPAGAPAAPSAPPAYPPGAPASPYAGHPSPYTGPEAPPEHAAAAPDGGVVLPPGGGAPLDRAPTQIAGADSPPPPPAPPGPAGYGFPQQHPQQLPQPPAGYGYPQGAPQGPYGQAPYDQAPGVAPGPSSTLPYGAAPVYVPGAQPEPPRGNNRSTVLLVIVALVVALGAGGSVYALMKQGENGGTADDAKNGPATSAPETPGPTTPQPSDPATSPDPTTESPGAGAIPEGFLGTWNATVDGSAAADTRELVIQQGEVGDTVLSLTADGPLEGGGTYHCVFEAALTAEPADGGPLRIGPSTVTVGEPAASCTPGAATTVTLLPDGTLRRVDTTGKSLTYTKAD from the coding sequence ATGGAGAAGCTCGGGCCGGGGGATCCACAGCGCATCGGGGCGTACCGGCTGCTCGCGCGGCTGGGTGCCGGCGGGATGGGGAACGTGTATCTGGCCCGGTCCGACCGCGGCCGTACCGTCGCCGTCAAGCTCGTACGGCAGGAACTGGCCGAGCAGGAGGAGTTCCGGGCCCGGTTCCGGCAGGAGGTGCAGGCCGCGCGGCAGGTGGGCGGGTACTGGACGGCGCCGGTGCTGGACGCGGACACCGAGGCCGGCATCCCGTGGGTGGCCACCGGTTACGTCGCCGGGCCTTCCCTCCAGGCCGTGGTCGGGCGGGACCACGGTGCGCTGCCCGAGCGGTCGGTACGGATCCTCGCCGCCGGGCTCGCCCACGCGCTGGAGGACATCCACGCCGCCGGGCTCATCCACCGCGACCTCAAGCCGTCCAATGTGCTGGTGACCATCGACGGGCCGCGCGTCATCGACTTCGGCATCGTGCGGGCGCTGGAGACCGTCACGGACGGCGGGCTCACCCGCACCGGCGCGATCGTCGGCTCGCCCGGCTTCATGGCCCCCGAGCAGGTGCGGGGCGACCGGATCACCCCGGCGTGCGACGTCTTCTGTCTTGGCTCGATCCTCGCGTACGCCGCCACCGGCAACCTCCCCTTCGGCGCCGCCAACTCCGGTGTGCACGCGCTGATGTTCCGCATCGCGCAGGAGGAACCCGACCTGACGGGACTGCCGGAGGGGATCGCCGACCTCGTACGGGACTGTCTGCGCAAGGACCCCGCCGCCCGGCCGACGCTGGGGCAGATCCTGCAGCGGACCGGAGCCGAGGACACGGTCTTCGCGGGGCGCTCGCGCGACCCCTGGCTGCCCAGCTCCCTGGTGGCCCAACTCGGGCGCCATGCGGTGCGGTTGCTCGACACGGAGGATCCGGAGGAGACGGGGGGAGCGGCGGGAGGGGAGGGCAGGCCGGAGGGTGCGGCTGTGCCTCCGGCCGCCGTGGCGGCTTCGGGAGGCCCGGCCGAGGGCGGTCGGGCGGGGGCCGATCAGGCGGGGGCGCCCGACCTCACCAAGCGGCCGGTCTCCGGCGCGCCCTCGACTCCGGCCGGGGCCCCGGCCGCGCCGTCGGCCCCGCCCGCGTACCCGCCCGGCGCCCCCGCCTCCCCGTACGCCGGGCACCCGTCGCCGTACACCGGCCCGGAGGCCCCGCCCGAGCATGCCGCCGCCGCGCCCGATGGCGGAGTCGTACTGCCGCCGGGCGGCGGGGCGCCGCTGGACCGGGCGCCGACGCAGATCGCGGGGGCGGACTCCCCGCCGCCACCACCCGCCCCGCCCGGGCCCGCAGGGTACGGCTTCCCGCAGCAGCATCCGCAGCAACTCCCCCAGCCCCCCGCCGGTTACGGCTATCCGCAGGGCGCGCCGCAGGGCCCGTACGGTCAGGCGCCGTACGACCAGGCGCCCGGAGTCGCTCCCGGCCCCAGCTCGACCTTGCCGTACGGAGCGGCCCCCGTATACGTCCCCGGCGCTCAGCCCGAACCCCCGCGCGGAAACAACCGCTCCACCGTCCTCCTCGTCATCGTCGCCCTGGTCGTGGCGCTCGGCGCGGGCGGTTCGGTGTACGCGCTGATGAAGCAGGGTGAGAACGGCGGCACGGCGGACGACGCGAAGAACGGGCCGGCGACCAGCGCGCCCGAGACCCCCGGCCCCACGACCCCGCAGCCGTCCGACCCGGCGACCTCACCGGACCCCACCACCGAGTCCCCCGGCGCGGGCGCGATCCCCGAGGGGTTCCTCGGCACCTGGAACGCCACCGTGGACGGCTCCGCCGCCGCGGACACCCGTGAACTCGTCATCCAGCAGGGCGAGGTCGGCGACACCGTGCTCTCCCTCACGGCCGACGGGCCGCTCGAAGGGGGCGGCACCTACCACTGCGTGTTCGAGGCGGCGCTGACGGCGGAACCGGCCGACGGCGGCCCCCTCCGGATCGGCCCCTCGACCGTCACCGTCGGCGAACCGGCCGCCTCCTGCACCCCGGGCGCCGCCACCACGGTCACCCTCCTGCCCGACGGAACCCTGCGCCGCGTCGACACGACGGGCAAGTCGCTGACGTACACCAAGGCCGACTGA
- a CDS encoding MarR family winged helix-turn-helix transcriptional regulator, translating to MSEERQDLLSRTALGVFRLNGQFLSVADELARPAGLTAAWWQVLGAVLREPLSVSGVARVMGITRQSVQRVADLLVERGLAEYVPNPAHRRAKLLTPTPDGRAAIARIDPGHAALADRLAAALGEEGFAETVRVLERLSAVLDDLAQPSEDEFAQPSEDEFAQPSESGPTPPAAVTEP from the coding sequence GTGAGCGAAGAGCGGCAGGACCTGCTCAGCCGCACCGCGCTCGGGGTCTTCCGCCTCAACGGCCAGTTCCTCTCCGTGGCCGATGAGTTGGCGCGGCCGGCCGGGCTGACCGCCGCCTGGTGGCAGGTCCTCGGCGCGGTGCTGAGGGAGCCGCTGTCCGTCTCCGGGGTCGCCCGGGTCATGGGGATCACCCGGCAGAGCGTGCAGCGCGTGGCCGACCTCCTCGTCGAGCGCGGGCTCGCCGAGTACGTCCCGAACCCGGCCCACCGCCGTGCCAAGCTCCTCACCCCCACCCCCGACGGCCGTGCCGCGATCGCCCGGATCGACCCCGGCCACGCGGCCCTCGCCGACCGCCTCGCGGCGGCGCTGGGGGAGGAGGGCTTCGCGGAGACCGTACGCGTGCTGGAGCGGCTGTCGGCGGTGCTGGACGACCTCGCGCAGCCGTCCGAGGACGAGTTCGCGCAGCCGTCCGAGGACGAGTTCGCGCAGCCGTCCGAGTCGGGGCCGACGCCCCCGGCCGCTGTTACGGAACCGTAG
- a CDS encoding DJ-1/PfpI family protein, translating to MNVMNDGRKPVHLAVYDTYADWETGHTTAWLARAGYEIRTVAPSPASVRTLAGVRIQPDLALADLRPEDSSLLILTGADLWDAGDDLAPFARKARDFLDAGVPVAAICGATAGLAREGLLDDRDHTSAVSFYLAATGYRGGERYVDADAVTDKAGLLVTAGPTEPVAFAREVFRLLGVYEGEVLDAWYRLFHDSDPEAYAVLEGAAR from the coding sequence ATGAACGTCATGAACGACGGTCGCAAGCCCGTCCACCTCGCCGTCTACGACACCTACGCCGACTGGGAGACCGGGCACACCACCGCCTGGCTGGCCCGCGCCGGGTATGAGATCCGTACGGTCGCGCCGAGCCCGGCGTCCGTGCGGACCCTCGCCGGCGTACGTATCCAGCCCGACCTCGCCCTCGCGGACCTTCGGCCCGAGGACAGCTCGCTGCTGATCCTCACCGGTGCCGACCTCTGGGACGCCGGCGACGACCTGGCCCCCTTCGCCCGCAAGGCGCGCGACTTTCTCGACGCCGGTGTGCCCGTGGCCGCGATCTGCGGAGCCACCGCCGGGCTCGCCCGGGAGGGGCTGCTGGACGACCGCGACCACACCAGCGCGGTCTCCTTCTATCTGGCGGCCACCGGCTACCGGGGCGGCGAGCGGTACGTGGACGCGGACGCCGTGACCGACAAAGCCGGCCTTCTCGTCACCGCCGGTCCCACGGAACCCGTCGCCTTCGCCCGCGAGGTCTTCCGGCTCCTCGGGGTCTACGAGGGCGAGGTCCTCGACGCCTGGTACCGCCTGTTCCACGACTCGGACCCGGAGGCGTACGCCGTACTGGAAGGGGCGGCCAGGTGA